One region of Oryza sativa Japonica Group chromosome 10, ASM3414082v1 genomic DNA includes:
- the LOC4348337 gene encoding beta-galactosidase 13 isoform X1, which yields MKTTMAAAATCLVALLVVVLAEAAGVGCTTVAYNDRSLVIDGERRIIISGSIHYPRSTPEMWPDLIKKAKEGGLDAIETYVFWNGHEPHRRQNAGLYAILRIGPYICGEWNYGGLPAWLRDIPQMQFRMHNAPFENEMENFTTLIINKMKDANMFAGQGGPIILAQIENEYGNVMGQLNNNQSASEYIHWCADMANKQNVGVPWIMCQQDSDVPHNVVNTCNGFYCHDWFPNRTGIPKIWTENWTGWFKAWDKPDFHRSAEDIAFAVAMFFQKRGSLQNYYMYHGGTNFGRTSGGPYITTSYDYDAPLDEYGNLRQPKYGHLKDLHSVIKSIEKILVHGEYVDANYSDNVTVTKYTLGSTSACFINNRNDNKDLNVTLDGNTHLLPAWSVSILPDCKTVAFNSAKIKAQTTIMVKKANMVEKEPESLKWSWMRENLTPFMTDEKGSYRKNELLEQIVTSTDQSDYLWYRTSLDHKGEASYTLFVNTTGHELYAFVNGMLVGKNHSPNGHFVFQLESAVKLHDGKNYISLLSATIGLKNYGPLFEKMPAGIVGGPVKLIDNNGTGIDLSNSSWSYKAGLAGEYRQIHLDKPGYRWDNNNGTVPINRPFTWYKTTFQAPAGQDTVVVDLLGLNKGVAWVNGNNLGRYWPSYTAAEMGGCHHCDYRGVFQAEGDGQKCLTGCGEPSQRYYHVPRSFLKNGEPNTLILFEEAGGDPSQVIFHSVVAGSVCVSAEVGDAITLSCGQHSKTISTIDVTSFGVARGQCGAYEGGCESKAAYKAFTEACLGKESCTVQIINALTGSGCLSGVLTVQASC from the exons GCGATCGAGACCTACGTCTTCTGGAACGGCCATGAGCCCCATCGCCGCCAG AATGCTGGCTTATACGCTATTCTTCGCATCGGGCCATACATTTGCGGCGAATGGAACTATGG AGGACTTCCTGCTTGGCTACGTGATATTCCACAAATGCAGTTCAGAATGCATAATGCGCCATTTGAG AATGAGATGGAAAACTTCACGACTCTCATTATCAACAAGATGAAGGATGCCAACATGTTTGCTGGTCAAGGTGGCCCAATCATCCTGGCACAG ATCGAAAACGAGTACGGAAATGTCATGGGCCAACTGAACAATAATCAGTCTGCGTCTGAATACATCCATTGGTGTGCGGACATGGCCAACAAGCAGAATGTCGGTGTCCCATGGATCATGTGTCAGCAAGACAGTGATGTGCCGCACAATGTG GTGAACACCTGCAACGGATTCTACTGCCATGATTGGTTCCCAAATAGGACTGGCATCCCTAAGATTTGGACAGAGAACTGGACTGgatg GTTTAAAGCCTGGGACAAGCCGGATTTCCATAGATCCGCCGAAGATATTGCTTTCGCAGTTGCAATGTTCTTCCAAAAGCGTGGTTCTCTCCAGAACTACTACATG TACCATGGTGGAACGAATTTTGGTCGCACCTCAGGTGGCCCGTACATCACAACTAGTTACGACTATGACGCACCTTTGGATGAATATG GTAATCTTCGGCAGCCGAAATATGGCCACTTGAAGGACCTCCACTCTGTGATCAAGTCCATTGAGAAGATTCTTGTCCATGGGGAATATGTTGACGCCAACTACAGTGATAATGTCACA GTTACCAAGTACACCTTGGGCTCCACCTCAGCTTGTTTCATCAACAACCGGAATGACAACAAAGATCTTAACGTAACCCTTGATGGAAACACTCACCTTCTGCCTGCTTGGTCTGTGAGTATCTTGCCTGACTGCAAGACCGTTGCCTTCAATAGCGCCAAG ATCAAAGCCCAAACGACTATCATGGTAAAGAAGGCTAACATGGTAGAGAAGGAGCCAGAGAGCTTGAAATGGTCATGGATGCGTGAAAATTTGACGCCCTTCATGACTGATGAGAAGGGAAGCTATAGGAAGAATGAGCTCTTAGAGCAGATCGTCACATCAACTGATCAAAGTGATTACTTGTGGTACAGAACAAG CCTTGACCACAAGGGTGAGGCGAGCTACACTTTGTTCGTGAACACAACAGGGCATGAACTATATGCCTTTGTGAATGGAATGCTTGTTG GTAAAAACCATTCTCCAAATGGACACTTTGTTTTCCAGCTTGAGTCAGCAGTAAAGCTTCATGATGGAAAGAACTACATTTCTCTTTTGAGTGCTACCATTGGTCTAAAG AACTATGGCCCTTTGTTTGAGAAGATGCCTGCTGGCATTGTTGGAGGACCAGTTAAGTTGATTGACAACAATGGCACAGGGATTGATCTCTCCAACAGTTCCTGGTCATATAAG GCTGGCTTGGCAGGTGAGTATAGGCAGATCCACCTGGACAAGCCCGGTTACAGATGGGACAACAACAATGGCACCGTCCCTATCAACAGGCCCTTTACGTGGTACAAG aCTACCTTCCAAGCTCCAGCCGGTCAGGACACGGTGGTGGTGGACCTCCTAGGGCTGAACAAGGGCGTGGCATGGGTGAACGGGAACAACCTTGGCCGTTACTGGCCATCATATACAGCGGCGGAGATGGGTGGCTGCCATCACTGCGACTACCGCGGAGTTTTTCAGGCTGAGGGCGATGGACAAAAATGCCTCACGGGATGCGGTGAGCCGTCGCAACGGTACTATCATGTTCCACGCTCCTTCCTCAAGAATGGCGAGCCCAACACACTCATTCTCttcgaggaggccggcggcgaccctTCACAGGTCATCTTCCACTCTGTCGTGGCAGGCTCTGTGTGCGTGTCCGCTGAGGTTGGGGATGCCATCACACTATCCTGCGGTCAACACAGCAAAACCATCTCGACCATCGACGTGACCAGCTTTGGTGTTGCGCGTGGTCAGTGCGGCGCCTATGAGGGTGGGTGCGAGTCCAAGGCTGCGTACAAGGCTTTCACAGAAGCTTGCCTTGGGAAGGAGTCATGCACAGTGCAAATCATTAATGCTCTCACCGGCTCCGGGTGCCTCTCCGGCGTCCTCACCGTCCAAGCCTCATGTTGA
- the LOC4348337 gene encoding beta-galactosidase 13 precursor, whose translation MKTTMAAAATCLVALLVVVLAEAAGVGCTTVAYNDRSLVIDGERRIIISGSIHYPRSTPEMWPDLIKKAKEGGLDAIETYVFWNGHEPHRRQYNFEGNYDIIRFFKEIQNAGLYAILRIGPYICGEWNYGGLPAWLRDIPQMQFRMHNAPFENEMENFTTLIINKMKDANMFAGQGGPIILAQIENEYGNVMGQLNNNQSASEYIHWCADMANKQNVGVPWIMCQQDSDVPHNVVNTCNGFYCHDWFPNRTGIPKIWTENWTGWFKAWDKPDFHRSAEDIAFAVAMFFQKRGSLQNYYMYHGGTNFGRTSGGPYITTSYDYDAPLDEYGNLRQPKYGHLKDLHSVIKSIEKILVHGEYVDANYSDNVTVTKYTLGSTSACFINNRNDNKDLNVTLDGNTHLLPAWSVSILPDCKTVAFNSAKIKAQTTIMVKKANMVEKEPESLKWSWMRENLTPFMTDEKGSYRKNELLEQIVTSTDQSDYLWYRTSLDHKGEASYTLFVNTTGHELYAFVNGMLVGKNHSPNGHFVFQLESAVKLHDGKNYISLLSATIGLKNYGPLFEKMPAGIVGGPVKLIDNNGTGIDLSNSSWSYKAGLAGEYRQIHLDKPGYRWDNNNGTVPINRPFTWYKTTFQAPAGQDTVVVDLLGLNKGVAWVNGNNLGRYWPSYTAAEMGGCHHCDYRGVFQAEGDGQKCLTGCGEPSQRYYHVPRSFLKNGEPNTLILFEEAGGDPSQVIFHSVVAGSVCVSAEVGDAITLSCGQHSKTISTIDVTSFGVARGQCGAYEGGCESKAAYKAFTEACLGKESCTVQIINALTGSGCLSGVLTVQASC comes from the exons GCGATCGAGACCTACGTCTTCTGGAACGGCCATGAGCCCCATCGCCGCCAG TACAACTTTGAGGGGAACTATGACATTATCAGATTTTTCAAGGAGATCCAGAATGCTGGCTTATACGCTATTCTTCGCATCGGGCCATACATTTGCGGCGAATGGAACTATGG AGGACTTCCTGCTTGGCTACGTGATATTCCACAAATGCAGTTCAGAATGCATAATGCGCCATTTGAG AATGAGATGGAAAACTTCACGACTCTCATTATCAACAAGATGAAGGATGCCAACATGTTTGCTGGTCAAGGTGGCCCAATCATCCTGGCACAG ATCGAAAACGAGTACGGAAATGTCATGGGCCAACTGAACAATAATCAGTCTGCGTCTGAATACATCCATTGGTGTGCGGACATGGCCAACAAGCAGAATGTCGGTGTCCCATGGATCATGTGTCAGCAAGACAGTGATGTGCCGCACAATGTG GTGAACACCTGCAACGGATTCTACTGCCATGATTGGTTCCCAAATAGGACTGGCATCCCTAAGATTTGGACAGAGAACTGGACTGgatg GTTTAAAGCCTGGGACAAGCCGGATTTCCATAGATCCGCCGAAGATATTGCTTTCGCAGTTGCAATGTTCTTCCAAAAGCGTGGTTCTCTCCAGAACTACTACATG TACCATGGTGGAACGAATTTTGGTCGCACCTCAGGTGGCCCGTACATCACAACTAGTTACGACTATGACGCACCTTTGGATGAATATG GTAATCTTCGGCAGCCGAAATATGGCCACTTGAAGGACCTCCACTCTGTGATCAAGTCCATTGAGAAGATTCTTGTCCATGGGGAATATGTTGACGCCAACTACAGTGATAATGTCACA GTTACCAAGTACACCTTGGGCTCCACCTCAGCTTGTTTCATCAACAACCGGAATGACAACAAAGATCTTAACGTAACCCTTGATGGAAACACTCACCTTCTGCCTGCTTGGTCTGTGAGTATCTTGCCTGACTGCAAGACCGTTGCCTTCAATAGCGCCAAG ATCAAAGCCCAAACGACTATCATGGTAAAGAAGGCTAACATGGTAGAGAAGGAGCCAGAGAGCTTGAAATGGTCATGGATGCGTGAAAATTTGACGCCCTTCATGACTGATGAGAAGGGAAGCTATAGGAAGAATGAGCTCTTAGAGCAGATCGTCACATCAACTGATCAAAGTGATTACTTGTGGTACAGAACAAG CCTTGACCACAAGGGTGAGGCGAGCTACACTTTGTTCGTGAACACAACAGGGCATGAACTATATGCCTTTGTGAATGGAATGCTTGTTG GTAAAAACCATTCTCCAAATGGACACTTTGTTTTCCAGCTTGAGTCAGCAGTAAAGCTTCATGATGGAAAGAACTACATTTCTCTTTTGAGTGCTACCATTGGTCTAAAG AACTATGGCCCTTTGTTTGAGAAGATGCCTGCTGGCATTGTTGGAGGACCAGTTAAGTTGATTGACAACAATGGCACAGGGATTGATCTCTCCAACAGTTCCTGGTCATATAAG GCTGGCTTGGCAGGTGAGTATAGGCAGATCCACCTGGACAAGCCCGGTTACAGATGGGACAACAACAATGGCACCGTCCCTATCAACAGGCCCTTTACGTGGTACAAG aCTACCTTCCAAGCTCCAGCCGGTCAGGACACGGTGGTGGTGGACCTCCTAGGGCTGAACAAGGGCGTGGCATGGGTGAACGGGAACAACCTTGGCCGTTACTGGCCATCATATACAGCGGCGGAGATGGGTGGCTGCCATCACTGCGACTACCGCGGAGTTTTTCAGGCTGAGGGCGATGGACAAAAATGCCTCACGGGATGCGGTGAGCCGTCGCAACGGTACTATCATGTTCCACGCTCCTTCCTCAAGAATGGCGAGCCCAACACACTCATTCTCttcgaggaggccggcggcgaccctTCACAGGTCATCTTCCACTCTGTCGTGGCAGGCTCTGTGTGCGTGTCCGCTGAGGTTGGGGATGCCATCACACTATCCTGCGGTCAACACAGCAAAACCATCTCGACCATCGACGTGACCAGCTTTGGTGTTGCGCGTGGTCAGTGCGGCGCCTATGAGGGTGGGTGCGAGTCCAAGGCTGCGTACAAGGCTTTCACAGAAGCTTGCCTTGGGAAGGAGTCATGCACAGTGCAAATCATTAATGCTCTCACCGGCTCCGGGTGCCTCTCCGGCGTCCTCACCGTCCAAGCCTCATGTTGA